Within Desulfolithobacter dissulfuricans, the genomic segment TTGACTTGAATCTATCCTCTATAATTGTAATACTCCGTCAATTTTTTGGCAAGGCCGGTTTATGCTTCCCTGGAGAGCATGGACAGGAGCAGGTGTACGATCACCGTCCGGGCCGAGACCGGGGAGCCTTTGAGGCGCAGTTCAGCATCCAGGATCAGGCGGGGCCAGCAGCACAGGGTGGCCGGGGAAAACGAGGCCGCGGTGCGGAACTGCATGAACAGGGCATAAGGGTGCCCTTTGAGTTCCGTTGCCCAGGAACCGTTTTCCTTGAGCAGGGGCAGACACTGGCTTTTGAACTGATCGGCGCTCATGGTCGGCCGGTAGTCATAGCGCTCCTGCAGCTGCAGCGACCTGAACAGCAGCAGGGTGCGGGCATAGTTGCGCAGGGTGGCGATGATGGCCAGGGGATGAATACCGTTTTCCTGGATACGACCGGCAACAAGCAGGGCCCTGTCGAGATTTTTTTTCCCCACCGCGTCGGTGAGCTCAAAGAGCGCCTCCTGCCTGGTTCGACCAACCACCGCGTCCAGATCCTCATGGGTGATCCTCTGCCGATCGCCCACATAGAGGGCCAGTTTTTCACTTTCCATGACCACGGCCACCGGATGAAAACCAACCCGTTCGATGAGCCGGTCCGTGACCGGGGCCGGCATGGTCTTGCCAAATTCGCCCAGGGTTTTTTTGACCAGCTCCTGGAGAACCGATTTCTGGGCCTTCTGCGCCCTGGACGAGCTGCCGCTCTCCACGCTGCAGTCGATCACTGCAAACCGGTCCTGCAGCAGTCTGAACAGTTTTTTGCGCCTGTCGACTTCCTCGGCCAGCAGGAGGAGGATGTTGTTTTTCGGAAGACCTTCCTGGAGGATTTTTTCAAACATGTCCACCGGGTCGCCACCGGAAGTCGGTGAAGGCAGGGAGGCTGCTTTTTCGCGCAAAGGTTCAAGCCAGTCCAGCGGAGCTGCCGGCTTTGGAAAACCAAAGGCCTGCTGCCACCGGGTGGCCGGCAACCCGGCCAGGTCCAGCTCCAGGTCAGAGGGATCCAGGCCTGCGGCAACGAGCATGGCCCGCAGATGGCGGGCAGCCAGGTCCTCCTTGTTGTTTTCCCGGGCCCGGAGTACCTTTTTCCACAAGGCATCAGCCACTTTCTTTGAATGAAACAGCCTGGTATCGCTGACCCGGTAGATCTGCCGGCCGGGCAGGAGGCTGAAGCTGCGCAGGTTCAAAAGGGTGGCGGCCGGATCCTCCTGTTCGCCGTCAACGGGGTGGATGGTACCGCCGTCGGCCAGCAGGACCTGGCACAGGGTATCGGCAGCCTGCCGGCAGAGATACCTGTCGCCAAACACCAGATAGACCGGCGAAATGTCACCCTGTTTGATTTCCTTGATCAGGGTGGTCAGTTTTTCCCGGCTGATCAGCGCCATGATAGAGTGTCCCAGGTGTTGGCCCCGGTTTTCCGGGGGTTCGGGGAGCGGTTCGTGACCACTGGTAACCGTATCTTCACAGGCTGGCTTCCTCTTCCACCATTTCCGCTGCTATGCCCCCGGATGCCCTGGTTAAACCGTCCTTTTTTTCCTCTTCCAGCAGTTTGTGGAGAATGGCCGGCAGGGAGCCCGGTTGCAGATAGTCGCGGCCCAGACCTCTGCCGAAGATATGGGCCGATTGGACAGCCACGTCTTTCCAGGTGATCTCCGAAGGGTTTCGGGCGATCACTTCGAAAAAATTTTTGTTGTAGGGGTCATTGATCACCGCCATGCCGGTGCCGATGGTGGCCAGCAGGTCCACATGGCCCAGGAACATCCGGGTTAACTTGGTGTAGGCCTTGACGCCGCCGCAGGAACCAAGGCTGAGGAACCGCTGTTTGGCGGTCAGGTCCCCACTGGTAATGATCCGTTCCCGGAGGAGCTCGGTGAGTGGATCGGTGATCTGTTCCGAACGCCAGTAGCTGTGGCCGCGCTGGGCAAACATCTCGTCACCGCTGCGGAGAAACCGGGTCAGCAGTTTTTCCTGGTCCTTCTGGTTTTTGTATATGTAAACTGCGTGGCGTATCTCGATTCCGTTGATATTTTTCCTGAACTCCAGGGCGAAGTGAGTTCGGCGCATGGCCTGGTACAGCCGTCGAAGAGGGGTGGTATAATCCCTGCCGGCCATCTTGATCAGGGACTGGATTTTTTGCCGCCGGTCACTGGACAGCGGGGTCAGGGTGTACTGGTCGGAGAGGGCGAGCTGATAGCCATTCTTGAGCAGGATGCGGCCGTTGGACAGAAAAGAGCGGCGGCCGTCATCGTCTGGATGAAACACCGAGATGGAGGCCAGCCGGCCATCCGCCTTCCACTCGGCAAACGGTGTGGCCAGGTAGCGGCCGAGATCCACGGCTCCGAGCCGTACGGTCATCCGGATAATCCGTGACTTGTCCTCCGGTCCCAGGAGATCAGGGTATTCCTGCAGGTAGTACTGGAGGATGACGCTGATCAGGCGGGAGAACACGGCGCTGCCCCGGTCGGCTTCCTCCACCATCCGTCCGATCAGGTAGCTGCGGGCCGGCGGCTTGAGCACTTCAAGCAGGTGCATGAAGGTGGCGGAAAAGATAATGATCGAATCTTCATCCTTGAAGGCGGATCTGGCCACCAGGTCGAGAATCTGTTCCTGCTCCGGTTCGTTCTCCGGAAAAAAGGTTGTCAGTTTGCCCTTCTGGGCCAGGCTGACAATGAAACTGGAGACCAGCATGTTGTCCGGATCAGTATCCTGGAGAAAGGCCAGCAGGTTGTCGTCGTATTTTGCCCTGATCCTTTTCTTCAGCACCGGGACCAGGATGTCCCGGAACGACGAATCGTAAAGCTCGCTGCCCTGGGCCAGGAGGGCGTAGATGTCCGGCGAGGTCAGGTTGCGGGCCGTGGCCCTCCGCTCGGCCGCGGTGGCCCGGCGCAGGGCGGTGATCATGGCCCCTTTTTTGTCAGCGTTAAATGCCGGGTAGAACTCCCTGCCATATTCGTAGACCACCTCCCGGGAAAGCTGTTCAAACTGTTTGCGCAGGGCCCGGTCGGACCAGCGCCACAGCCTGGCCGAGGAAATTTCGAAACCGAACCGGTCGGTTATCGAGTGCAGATTATTGATCTTCCAGATAATCTCCTCGCCGCCGTCATAAAAGGCCTGCAGGAGGGCTCTTTTGTCTTCCCTGGAGAGTTTATAGTACTGGATCTCCTGTATTTCGGGAGGATTGGCAAAGTAACGCACCAGCCAGTTCCAGCCGCTGATCCTGTCCATGTCGGGCTGGAGGAAGAGCTTGTGGGCATTCCAGGCATCGTCCTGGCGCAGTTGTCTGAGCAGGGGCAGGGCATCGAGCATGGTCTCTGTGTTCATGTTCCGGATGGAAGCAAAAGACTCGCAGGCCCAGCCCTGTTTATCCTTGAGCAGGGCCAGAACCATGAGTCCGTCCAGGGCCAGGTCGGCATCGATGTCCTGGATGGTGAAAAAAGCCCGGACCGCCCGGTTGTTGGCGTCATCCATGCTGGTCAGGAGTGAAATGGTTTGCAGGGCGTGGCGCGGAGTGATGCCGGGCAGTTGCAGGTAGGCCCGAAAGGCGCGGCCGGCCTCGTAGCTGAGGGTTTTGATTTTTTCCAGGGCCTGGATGGCCAGATCCGCGTCCACTCCCCGAAGCAAGGTCCATCGTTCAAAAGAGAGGGTCTGTTCATAGGATAGGCGGAGCCGCAGCAGTTCGGCCCAGGCCCGCCGGCTCCGCTCAAAATCGATCCCGGGCAGCAGGCAGACGCGGCGGAAGGCACGCTGGCTGTTGTAGCTCAGGCCCCGGATGACCTCCCGGCCGAAATCCAGTTGATCTTCGGTCAGGCAGGGCACCATCTGGTACAGTTCCACCGTGCGCCTCCAGCTGACATCATCGGATTTCGTGCGGCCGGCACGAAGATCCGGGCAGGAAAGAGCAAGGAGCAGCAGAGCGATCGGCAAAAAAATGATTGCTCTTGAAATTTGTGGGTATATGGTGTGCCGATGATGCATTATCTCTTGTCGTCCAGAATATCCAGGGGCCGTCTGCTTCCCACCCTGGCACTGCTCACGGCCATGCTGCTGTGGGGAAGCTCGTTCGTGGCCATGAAGCTTGCCTTCCGTGAGCTCTCACCCATGGTGGTTGTCTTTGGCCGCATGGCAGTGGCTGCACTCTGTTTTGCTCCGTTTATACCATCCTTTCGCAGGATTCCGCTTGGAAAAGAACACCTCGTGCCACTGCTGGCCATGGGATTTTTCGAGCCGTGTCTCTATTTTCTTCTCGAAGCGGCTGCCCTGCAGAATACCAGTGCCTCGCAGGCGGCCATGATCACCACCATGCTGCCCCTGATGGTGGCCATGGCGGCCGGGTTTTTCCTGGGTGAGCGTATCGGGTTGCGGACCGTGCTGGGCTTTGTCCTGGCCGCGGCCGGCGCCATCTGGCTCAGCTGCGCCGCCGGCTTTGATCAGGAGGCACCACGGCCGGCCCTGGGTAATTTCCTCGAGTTTCTCGCCATGATCAGTGCCACAGGATACATCATTTTGATGAAATATTTAAGCCGCGATCTGCCGCCCTTCTTTTTAACCGCGGTCCAGGCATTTATCGGTACGGTCTTCTTCCTGCCGCTGATCTTTCTGCCCGCCACCGAGCTGCCCCGGACCATCACCATTTCCGGGCTGGGGGCTGTGGTCTACCTGGGGATCGCCGTGACCGTGGGGGCGTACGGGCTGTACAATTACGGTATCAGCAAGGTGCCGGCAAATCAGGCGGCAGCCTTTATCAATCTCATTCCGGTGTTTACTATAATTATGGGGTTCCTGATACTGGACGAGCGTTTGAGCCCCTGGCAGATCGTGGCCT encodes:
- the holA gene encoding DNA polymerase III subunit delta; this translates as MALISREKLTTLIKEIKQGDISPVYLVFGDRYLCRQAADTLCQVLLADGGTIHPVDGEQEDPAATLLNLRSFSLLPGRQIYRVSDTRLFHSKKVADALWKKVLRARENNKEDLAARHLRAMLVAAGLDPSDLELDLAGLPATRWQQAFGFPKPAAPLDWLEPLREKAASLPSPTSGGDPVDMFEKILQEGLPKNNILLLLAEEVDRRKKLFRLLQDRFAVIDCSVESGSSSRAQKAQKSVLQELVKKTLGEFGKTMPAPVTDRLIERVGFHPVAVVMESEKLALYVGDRQRITHEDLDAVVGRTRQEALFELTDAVGKKNLDRALLVAGRIQENGIHPLAIIATLRNYARTLLLFRSLQLQERYDYRPTMSADQFKSQCLPLLKENGSWATELKGHPYALFMQFRTAASFSPATLCCWPRLILDAELRLKGSPVSARTVIVHLLLSMLSREA
- a CDS encoding DMT family transporter, whose amino-acid sequence is MMHYLLSSRISRGRLLPTLALLTAMLLWGSSFVAMKLAFRELSPMVVVFGRMAVAALCFAPFIPSFRRIPLGKEHLVPLLAMGFFEPCLYFLLEAAALQNTSASQAAMITTMLPLMVAMAAGFFLGERIGLRTVLGFVLAAAGAIWLSCAAGFDQEAPRPALGNFLEFLAMISATGYIILMKYLSRDLPPFFLTAVQAFIGTVFFLPLIFLPATELPRTITISGLGAVVYLGIAVTVGAYGLYNYGISKVPANQAAAFINLIPVFTIIMGFLILDERLSPWQIVACLLVFGGVLLSQNEPGERDRGAGQNTRVESPG